CGGGTCATCGGCGTCCGCCGCCTCACCCCCTCCGAACAGAAGGAGCGGCTCATCGCCGATTACCGGCGTCAAGTGCAAGCGGCCAAAGACTCCGAAGCCGTTGGAACCGTTCCCGAGCCCGATCTCGACCGGATTCCGCTGGAGCCCGAGGATGACCTGCTATGGTTTTTGGCGGAACATGCCCAGCTCGCGGAGTGGGAACGGGACATCATCCGGATCGTCCGTGAAGAAGCCGCCTATTTTCTGCCGCAGATCGAGACGAAGATCTTGAATGAAGGCTGGGCCAGTTTTTGGCACTACCGCATCCTGAACCAGCTGGAGCTGCCCGCCCCGTTGCACCTGGAGTTCTTGAAGCGGCATCACCAGGTCATCCGGCCCCACCGCGGCTCGCTCAACCCCTATCATCTGGGCTTCACGATCCTGACCGATCTGGAACGGCGTTTCGGCAGCGCCAAACTTTTCGAAGCGCGGGCCGTGGAGAGCGACCGCTCGCTGATCCGGCGCTATCTGACTCGGGAGCTCTGCGACGAACTGCATTTGTTCGAATTTTTGGCCGGGCCGGACGGGGCAGTGATCACCGAGGTCCCCGACGAGAAGGGGTGGGAGGCGATCCGGGAGACGCTCAGCGCCACGGTGGGATTGGGGGCGGTCCCGGTGATCCGGGCGATGGAAGTGGACCCCAAGGACCGGACCCTGCTCCTGGAGCACGAATCCGACGCTCGGGAACTGGAATTGGGATATGCCGGCGAGACTTTGAAATATCTGGTCGAGATCTGGGGCCATGCGGTGCATCTGAAGACCAAAATTCAAGGCCGGGAGAAGACCATTATTTGTACGATCGAGAAGAAGTTGATGGCCATCGATTGATAAAAAGTGCGCTGCGCCGCAAGAACGCGTTGCAGGGAACGGCGAACTGCAGGGTTGCAGGGCCAGGGCTCCATTCCCCCTCGTGTCAGGGATGGCTTTGGTCCAACTGGGATATTCTTCATCCTTGTAAGGGATATTTTGATCCGTGTAGGGATGCCCCGATCCTTTCAAAGGATTTTTAGATCCTTGTAAGGGATGCCAGGATCCGTGTAAGGGATTGGGCTTCATCCTTGTAAGGGCTCCGATGATCCTTTCAGAGGATCCTGCGCTCCTTTCTTCCCGAAACGTCATCCTAGATACCAAGAGCCTAGAGGAACCATCCCCAAGGTTTCGGGATAAAGGACCAAACCTTCGGGATGCTGCCCCGAGCCTCCGGAGAAGAGAGGCAAGGCTTCGGGAAGCATCGGCAAGGAGCGGGGAAGCATCCCCGGCTCTCATCCCGGAGCGGCGGCTGCTCCGGGCGGCTTAATTTGGTTTCAAGGCTTTGCGGCCATTATCGGCCTAAAAAAATTGACGGCTGCTACCCGAAACAGGGACGAGCCGGCGAGCCCAAACTTCGTTTTTTAAACGTCGCGCCTCGCCGGTGCTGTCAGAGCCGGAATGCCCTATCTTCCAAGTACTGAGGAACATCGGGAAAGCTTGCCCGGACGGCGTGGGGAAAAAGGTTCCTCCAAGAAGGAGGAAGAGTACGCGGAGTAGAATTCCATATGCGAACCAGTACAGTCAGAACGGTGATAACCCGGGGCGGTCGATGCGCCGGATGCATCCGGCGAGAGCCTTCATTTCCGGGCCTGTTTCTGAGGTCCGAATCCTTGCCTGGGAGGGTTTGAGTGAGCAAGGAGGGGTATCGGGGCCAAAGGTTGTTTTGAGGTTTTCGACATTTTAAACGCCGGAAGACATCCGTGTTTTATTGGGGAATGATCAGGGTGAGGTGAAGCACAGGTGGAAAAACTATTAAAAGGATTAATCAAATTCAGGGAACATGATTTCGAGATCCATAAGGAGCTTTTCAGACAGTTAAGCAAGTCGCAAAATCCTCATACCTTATTTATCGGATGTTCCGACTCCAGGCTGGTTCCGAATCTGATTACCCAAACTCTGCCGGGAGAATTGTTCATGGTCAGAAATATTGCCAACATTGTTCCGCCGTATCGGGAGTCCCAAGAGTATCTGGCGACGACCTCGGCGATTGAATACGCCGTCAATGTGCTGGAGGTCCAGAACATCATTGTCTGCGGACATTCCAATTGCGGAGGGTGTAAGGCACTCTACGCGTCCGGCGAAGCGTTAAGCGCCATACCGCATACAAGAAAATGGCTGGAGTTGGCGGGGAGAGTCAAAGAAACCGTCTTATCCCAAGTAACAGCGGAAGATGCGGCCAAACGGGAGTGGATGACAGAACAGGCAAACGTGGTGGAACAGCTGAAACACCTGCTGACCTATTCCTTTATCCGGGAGAAATATGCACAACGAAGGCTCGCAATAAACGGTTGGTACTACATGATAGAGACAGGTGAGGTATATATTTATAACAAAGAAAGTCAAGAATTTGAACTCGCCAATTAGTTTCGGAGCGGTAACACCAGAGGTTTCGTTGCGGGCGGGGTGGAACGGATCAGGCGATCCCGGCGAATGGCGCGGCCCAGTGCCGCGAAAGCTGCCGGCCCGGCCGCTGCGGCAAGAAACCATCCCAGTAAAACGCGAAGAACCAGTTGCGCGGTTGCTGCTCCGTAACGCGGGGTTAGGAAAGGCGACGGAGATTCCGGTTGTTGATTTGAAAAATTTATTCCGGGCGAACTCGGATGGCAGGAAAAGGAAGAAGATTGGGGAATTACATAAGCGTCCGAGGAGGTTATGACAAGGAAAGGAAGTGATGGCATGAGGTTCTGGTTTTGGGTAGCCATTCTATTGATAATTTTTGGAGGTGCGGCGATAGTGGAAGCTGCCAGCGAGAGTTTCACGACGTTTGTTGATCGGCATGTGACGTGGTATGGTCAGTCCGAACTGAAGATTACATCCGAGAGCGGCGAGGTGTTGTACATCGACCCACTGCGACTGCCCCAACGGCCGCAAGCAGCCGATCTGATCCTGGTCACGCATGAACACGGCGATCATTATAATGAATCGGTCATTCAGAGTCTGAGCAAATCCGGCACCACGGTCATCGTCCCGGAAACGATGGCCAAGCCCGGCCGGCGGGGGCTGGCCATCGGCCAAACGGTCCGGATTGGGGCGTTTCAAGTGACGGCGCTGCCCGCTTACAACACGAACAAAGCTTTTCACCCCCGGGAGAAACGTTGGGTGGGGTATCTGGTGGAAGTGGACGGCGTGAAGCTTTACCATGCCGGCGATACCGACTTTATCCCGGAGATGAAGGGCTTGGGTCCGGATATCGCCTTCCTGCCGGTAGGCGGAACGTATACCATGACCGCCGAAGAGGCCGCGGAAGCCGCGGCGGCGCTCCAGGCCAAATTAGTGATCCCGATGCACTATGGAACGATCGTGGGGAAAAAAGAGGATGGTCCGCGCTTTGCCGGCCTGGTGAAAGGCGAAGCCAAGGTATTGTCGATCACGGAATAAGATCGCGGAGGAGGTCCCAAGATGTCCAGAGGCCGGTTGAGTTTCGGACTGATCATCATTTTGGTGGGCGTTCTGTTGCTGTTGCGCAATAGCGGCTTCGCCGCTTTTAGTATCGGGGAGTTGTTTCATACTTATTGGCCGGTTTTGCTGATTGCGGTTGGGCTCAATGCC
The nucleotide sequence above comes from Hydrogenispora ethanolica. Encoded proteins:
- a CDS encoding SpoVR family protein, with the translated sequence MREYSLKELEEWNERIEACATRLGLDCFPQEFEICSYEEMLGYEAYIGMPSHYPHWSYGKAFDRLHTLYRYQLTGLPYEMVINSDPCLAYLMRDNNLLLQILTMAHVYGHNDFFKNNRLFQSTRPELTVETFQNHARRIRNYIQDPSIGYQKVERILDAAHAVRYQINRVIGVRRLTPSEQKERLIADYRRQVQAAKDSEAVGTVPEPDLDRIPLEPEDDLLWFLAEHAQLAEWERDIIRIVREEAAYFLPQIETKILNEGWASFWHYRILNQLELPAPLHLEFLKRHHQVIRPHRGSLNPYHLGFTILTDLERRFGSAKLFEARAVESDRSLIRRYLTRELCDELHLFEFLAGPDGAVITEVPDEKGWEAIRETLSATVGLGAVPVIRAMEVDPKDRTLLLEHESDARELELGYAGETLKYLVEIWGHAVHLKTKIQGREKTIICTIEKKLMAID
- a CDS encoding carbonic anhydrase, with product MEKLLKGLIKFREHDFEIHKELFRQLSKSQNPHTLFIGCSDSRLVPNLITQTLPGELFMVRNIANIVPPYRESQEYLATTSAIEYAVNVLEVQNIIVCGHSNCGGCKALYASGEALSAIPHTRKWLELAGRVKETVLSQVTAEDAAKREWMTEQANVVEQLKHLLTYSFIREKYAQRRLAINGWYYMIETGEVYIYNKESQEFELAN
- a CDS encoding MBL fold metallo-hydrolase, with amino-acid sequence MRFWFWVAILLIIFGGAAIVEAASESFTTFVDRHVTWYGQSELKITSESGEVLYIDPLRLPQRPQAADLILVTHEHGDHYNESVIQSLSKSGTTVIVPETMAKPGRRGLAIGQTVRIGAFQVTALPAYNTNKAFHPREKRWVGYLVEVDGVKLYHAGDTDFIPEMKGLGPDIAFLPVGGTYTMTAEEAAEAAAALQAKLVIPMHYGTIVGKKEDGPRFAGLVKGEAKVLSITE